Part of the Candidatus Campbellbacteria bacterium genome is shown below.
GAACCACATCCCGGGTCATTATCATCTGGAGTTAAAAGATTTCCATCTGCACCTGCAAAATCAATAAATGCATCCCCGTCATCGTTGTTTATCTCATCAAAACATTCCGCGTAGTGCACATCGACAGTGACCGAGTCAGAGATTTCAAGACCGTTATCAATATTGGTGCAGGTAAGTGTAAACACTGTATTGTCGGCCATAATCACACCGCTTGCCTCGCTACCGTCATCCGTTTTTGCACCAATCCAGTTTGGTACACCTCCAGTGCCTTCGCAGTTTTGTACATTTGTCGTCTCCCACGTAAGGTTTACTGGGACACCGATGAGAACATCAACTGGAACGGAAACATTATTCACATACAAATTTACGGTGCCCGAGGATGCATCTGGTGTGTAGGTAAGATTGAAGGTAATTGAACCACCTAAAGATGAAATTGTTTGTGAATGAGTTGGTAACACAAGATTTTTTGCACTCCTCACCACAAGAGTATATCCGGGTTTGTCTGCTGAAATTGTATAGTCATACCCTCCTAGAATATCTCCGTATGATATAGGACCGATTATTTGGCCTGGTTCGTGTATCAAAACGGGACCAGTGATGTCCCACGCTGTTGGTATGTTTGACCTTACGATAATATTTCCAACCACATCCACAGAACATTGAGCAGTTAATGAGTTGCTTGTAACGGTCACGGTTTTTGGTGTTCCTTCGGTTATGTATGTTGTTACACAAGAAGAACCAAATGAATTACATGCGGTTCCGCCACCCACACCACCATTGCTGGTATCCCATGTGTATGTTCCGTTACCTCCGCCTGCAGTGAGAGTGACGGGAACTTCAACACCTATGGGTTGGGTTGCGGGTGAACATGTTGGACCCACGTTCACCGTCACACTTGCGGGTGCACTCGTTCCTCCTGGGCCAGAACAGGTAATTGTAAATGTTGTTGCGCTGGTAAGTGCTATTGATGTGTCTGAACCCGCTGGTGTGTTGGCAGGAATAACAAAACCTGACGTTCCTCCAGCGGTCACCGAACACGATGTTGCATTTGTTGAACTCCAGTTAAGTGTTGCGGTGGTGTTATAAGTAATAGGATTTGCTGTCGCGGTGAGTGTTGCTGTTGGTGTGATATTCACAAGAACACTATCCGTTGCGCTTCCCCCTGCGTTTGCACAGGTGATTGTGTATGTCCGTACGGTCGCGCCGTTTGCAATACTTGTCTGCGCATACGTACCATTGGGAGAGTATGTTTTTGAACCAGTCCACCCCGTAACCGCCGGTGATGCTGATGCCGTACATGACGTTGCATTTCCAGAAACTATCCATTGCAAATCAACGTTTGCTCCTCCGGCAGGAAGTGACAATGGACCTTCACCATATGAACTACCGCCTGACTGTTTTCCTTGAAGATTAACGGTTGGTGCTGGGAGTGCAGTAATCGTCAGATTAAATGTATCCGAACGAACAGTTGCTCCTGATGTACCAGTAACGGTAATGGGGTAGGTACCTGCAGTAGCAGTTCCACTATTAATCGTCAATATAGGCGCGGGCGTACACGTCAGGTTTGGTGTACAAGGTGTTGAAGAATATGAAGCAGATGCACCACTTGGAATTCCTGATGACGTGAGCGCAACAGAGGCTGCAGTTCCTGCTGTTTTTGTAACGGTGATTGTGTTGGTGACCGATAGTCCTTGCACGACACTTTTATCGCCTGCGTCTGCCACCGTGAAGTTGAAGGCTGGTGCAGTCACGATAACTCGGCAGGATTCAGATTCATTAGTCCAAGGAGTGGGGAGCTCTGACCAAGGTTCATTTGAGCCTTTTCTTACCCTAACATCATAGGTCCCTTGAGTTGAAAACGTACGGGTACATGATTGGGTAGAACACGCCGTTGTTCCACCGTCCATATCCCATTGGTATGTTGTGCCGATACCCCCAGAGGCCGTAAGTGTGACACTGCTTCCAGCTGTGATTGATGAAGAAAGTGGTGAACAGGATGCAATACATCGAGGTACGGAACCCGTCTTTGCGGCGTACAAATAATCGGTATAATCAGGAGGATTTGGAGCTCCATCTGACACAAGGTCAATTTGATACGCACAGTTCACCGGAGAACCCGACGAGGGATATGGTACCGAGAAAGTGTGAGAGTAGCCCGCTCCTGTTCCTGATGTGTCCGGTAGCATTGTAAACGAAGTGATACTTTTCCGGATTTGTGTGGAAAGATAATCGGAAGCACCCCACGCCCTGAACACATACCAAGACACCAGACTCACAGGGAACGAACAACGGGGAGATGTGTTCTTCACCGTGATTGACGCCTGACCAGTGGCTGGGTTGGTTGTTATCTTATCGCTATCGGGATAGGAAAAGGATTGGCCATCTACACCTTTAATATAGCTATCAGGATTACAGGCAATAGTTGTCGGCGTACACGTTTTGTCTCCACCAGACATAGTAACCGAACCACCCACACAGTTAGAGGAAGCTGTCCATCCGCCCCAATCTGTCCCATCCCCAAAATAACCAGTTAAAGATACAACCGTGTTGGCATTATACGTTTCTGTACAATTTGTGTGGCCCGAAACATTACCACAATCAATACCGTTACCACCAGAAACTCCCACAGGCGCTGTAATGTACAAAGTGCCGTACCCTATTGAATTTGGATTAATGGTGAGTGTGTACTCGGTAACGGCGACGGGAGTAAATGTTGCAGTAACTGTACAATTGGCCATAATTGGCCCCGTGGTAAAGGTTGTTCCATTAAGTGTTCCTCCACAACCCGAGGCCGATGCGGTGTAATTAGCATTTGGAGTAACGGTGAAAGTTGTGCTACCACCGGAACTAACAGATCTCGAAGCTGGAGAAATAGTACCCTGTGCTCCAGATGTAGGTGACGTTCTTCCCAACACGGTGTACGAAGCGCCAGTAACGGTGACAGTAACATCGCGGGATAATGAGTATGAATCATTTTCGCATGTAATCGTAAATGTTGTTGTGGTTGTGAGTGCGGTTGATGCATCAGAGCCGTCTACTGGTAATTGTGGTCCAAAACCAGGACCACTACCAGAACAAATATATGCGTGACTAGAGTTCCAAGTAAGTGTAGTGGTTTGACCAGAACCAACTGAGGTTGGACTTGCAGAGAACGACGTTATGGCAACAGGTTGATCACAGGGATACTCCTCTGGTGGACACTGTTCTATAGCAAGAACTGGCTGCGGACTGATGAGCGACCACGCGACAAAGAGCGCACACCCAACGAGCATGCCAGCTGAAATATTTTTTAAAAGACGTGTGTGTTTTAGAAAAAACATAATATAAAATAGTTTGTTGTTGAGAACAGCAATCGTTCTCAGTGTACTGTTAGTATAGTACCGCTGTATACAACTAATACCAATTGCGAGTGTTAATAAAAAGCCCCGCCTAGCACACTGTGCGTAGGCGGGGCTTTTCTTTCTATTTTTTGTTATTTGCTATTTGCTATTTGAATTGCTTCCTACTTCCTACAAGCTACAAGCTACAAGCTACAAGCTACAAGCTACTTATATCTCTTCAATTGTTGGGTCGTCTAACTCCGATGGGTCCAATTCACTTGCACATCCTGGGTCGGCTTCTTTATTGGGAGGGGTAACTTCCCAGTAATCAATCTTTCCATCACCATCATCATCAAGTCCGTTGTTACATTGTGTTACTGGTTTAATTGGCGCCGGTTTACAGCGTGGATCTGTCGGGTCAACATCACACTGCGGAGGTTTTTGATCACTTTCACTATCATCTTCCCCGCTCGTGCACCCTGGGTCGTCATCTCTTGTGCCGCGAATTCCATCTTTACCAAGATAATCAACAAAAGTATCGCCATCATTGTCTAACATATCGGAACACTGCGGTGGGCGCGTTCCAATTTGTACTGAATCCGAAAGAGTACCGCTCGTTGCGGCCACAGTTACAGCTGCAGTTGGAACTACGACTTTGGTACACGTAATGGTGAACATGAGCAAGTCATCAGAAGTAATTGGATTACTTGGCAACGTGCCATTATCAGGTTTAGTACCTGTCCAACCACCACTAGCAACACACGAACCCACACCCCTACTCGTCCAAGAAAGCGTTGCTGATTTGTTGTACAAAACTCTCACTGGTCCATCTGATAGCGGACCACCAACTTCACCTGCCTTAAGGTCAAGCTTGGGACCCGTATCATCGTCGTCGTCTCCAATTGGAGTATAGGTAATTGTAAAGGTGATGTCGGAACCTGTATCTGGGATACTTTGTGATGCCGTTGCTGGTTCAATAACTGGACCTGTAAAGTTTGGAAGTGTTGGAACGTTTGAAATGGTGTAATCGCCCGGTTTTTGGTTTGCATACGTTTCACTTTGTGATGGTGTGTCCTGTTCAAGCGGTGCACCACTGCTTCTTGTGATACTCCATGTTGTTGGTTGGTTTGATACAACCCGCACACTTCCTTTGACAACAACGTCACATGTTCTTGTGACACCCCCGCTAGTTAAGCTCACTGTTTTTGTGTTTGCGACTGCGTACGCTGGGGTACATGGTGAAACGTTTGCCTCACACGTAGGGCTCCCGCCCGTATTCCATGTGTATGGAATAGTTGCATTTTGTGCTTCGATAGATGCTGGAACAAGAACTCCTTTTTGTTGTGTTGCAGGAGAACATGCGAGTCCTACAGGCGGTACTGCAGAAACCGTTACAGCACAGGTAGCAGTTTCTATACCCCGCGTGACAACGACTGATTTTGCACCCGCAGTACCCCATTGTGTTGTAAATGTCGCCGTGTTTCCACCGGTTGCCGGCGTACCTCCTCCTGTCCAACTGTATGTTCCAGAACCATTTGTTGCTGTAAATTGTTGGTTCGTGTTGAGAGGAACTATTACTGGTGTCGGGGAACAGATAAGAGCTGTTGGGGGGGCGACGGGGACCGTTACCGAAACACTGTCACTGTCACTTCCTCCTGCATTTGAACAAATGATGGTGTATGTTCTGTTTGAAGTGCCGTTCACAATACCTGCTTGCACATTTGTTGGAGAAACTCCTTTTGTTCCACTCCACCCAGCAACTGTCGGCGAAGCGGATGCAGTACACGTTGTTGGGTTGTTTGTTGTTATCCATTGAAGATCTATTGAACCACCCGTTGCTGGTAGTGAGATTGGTCCGTTCGTATAACCACCCGTATTTGCAATGCGACCCCTAAGGGCGACTGTCGGTGGTGGATTAGCAATATCATCGTTGGTAATCGTACACGTCTTATTCTGTTCTCCGGCGAGTGTTACAGAACCACTTGCAGTACAATCGCCTCCCCACGTGCCGGCCGTATATCCAGGAAGATTGGTTTCAGACACGGTGTATGTTCCTGCGTGAAAGTAGTTGCTGGCACCACTTGTTACTGATGTGGTATTTACGCGCAAAGGAAAGGCCGAAACGAGTGCGGTTCCGCCACTGTTGTTAATAACAGTTTTAGTAACGGTAAGGTGTGGTCCACACAAAGGCAGAGGGTAGGACGCAAATTCATAGTCAAAAACCGTGTAGGCCGGCATTTGTGCAAAATCTGGGTTTGTTGTGGGTGCACTTGGACCTTCAAAGAAATCGGATTGATATTGACACGTGGAAGGTTGTGACCTTGATATTGTTCTTGTTATACCAGGTCCAATTGAATTCGTGGCATCACTATAGAGCGTTTGTGTTGCAAGGAATGTCGTCCCCGAGCCCCCTTGCCACTCATCAAATACCTTGTATGTAGCCATGTGAATTGAATACGTACACTCTGTTGAGAAATTTTTTACTTCAATTGACGTGGGAAGATTGCTGGTAACGCTAAATGGATTACCGTTTGGCTGACGGAGGTCTGCTCGTGGATTAGGAACGCATGTTGCATACGCGGGTGTTGGTGCAACAAAAAAAGCACCGAAGACCGTGAGGGTGGCGAGGAGAAGTGTGGTGTTACTTATTTTAGATACAGTGTGTGTGGTCATAGGAATAAGTGATAAGGCGGAGGAGTTTGGCTCCTCTGGAGGAGCTAAACTCCTCCGACTTATAGTGGTAATAGTATTTATTATTGTCGAGCAACGTACGCAATGTGCACCTTCACACCCGTAGCACCACTGGAAAGCGTTATATTTACATCATTTCCGTCCTTTGTGGCATAGAAATTAGTCACAGGATTCTCTGTAGGTGTTGCCTCTTTCACAATCGTCCACCCTTGTGTGGTCAAAAGATTCTTGAAAAGAGCGATGTTTTCCTCGAGTGTCTTTGCCGACACATATTCAACTGTTGGAAGCTGTTCGTTACGGTTTGTGTACGTAAGTTTTGCACTAGTACCAATAGTGACACCTTCTTCAGGTAGAAGTTCCTGCGGAAAACCTGCAATAATCTGTCCTTGTTCGGCAACTTCAGACGTGTAATCCTTTTCTTCTTCTACAGGAGCTACTGGTTGTTTGTTCAGAAGAGCAAAGAGTCCCCACCCAATGAGAATAATAAGCAAAATAATCAGAAACACACGAAGTGGTTTCATGTGGTGTCCTTGTGTCGGCATTCCGCCAGAAACTTCCTGACTAAGTGGTGTTGTGCGCATGTCTTCCATATATAAAAGGTTAGTAGAATAAATGTTGTATGTAGTACTACAAATAATACACCTTATATAGTACACGCCACGGGTGGTCTACCATATCGCATCTGTGGATATACAGATGTCATTGACTTTTGCCACAATGGGGAGTATGCTCCATGGTGTTAGTGCAGAGAGGAATGTCGCGCCAGAATGGTCGCGATTTTTGTTTAAAGTATTGGGTTAGGTGTTGGCAATTAGTTTTGGTTTAGTTTTTTATTCTTAATACATACTACTTTCTACATACCACTTTCTACTTACTACATTCTACTTACTACTTAACCCTATCCACATATGCCATTTGATATCAAAGCACTTACCACAGTCCTCGGAGAACTTGAGGAAGAGCGGGGTGTTACAAAAGAAAAAGTTATGGAGGCAATTGAATTTGCTCTCGCTACTGCGTACAAAAAAGAGTACGGCAAGCGTGACCAGGTTGTGCGTGCACGATTTGACATCAACACTGGTACGACAGAGTTTGAACAAATCAAAACAATTGTTGATGATTCGACTGTTCGCTTCAAAGAAGACGCGGATGACGAAATTTTAGAAGAAACGGATGCATCACAAACAAAAAAAATTCTTGTTGCAACAGGCGATGCTCCACGTGCTACAGATGTTGTTGAGGATGAAATAAAACTTCCCCTTTTCAACACTGAAAAGCACATGTTGCTTGAAGATGCGAAGAAAATTAAAAAAGATGCAAAAGTTGGTGATGAGATTGTATTCCCTCTTGAAATGCATGACGACTTCGGACGCATCGCCGCACAAACTGCAAAGCAGGTTATCATTCAAAAAATTCGCGAGGCAGAAAAAGAGCACCTCTCACATGAATATGGTGAACGTGAAGGAGAAATTCTGTCCGGAACGGTGCAACGCGTTGAGCGCGGAAACGTGTTTGTAGACCTTGGACGCGCCGTTGGAATCTTGCCCTACGATGAACAAATTCCTGGTGAACGATTCCGTGCGGGCGAACGTATTCGCGCATATCTTTTTAAAGTTGAGGAAACACCTCGTGGCGTCTTTTTGCGCATGTCACGTTCACACCCACAATTTCTCGTTCGTCTTTTTGAAAACGAATCACCAGAAGTTGCACAAGGTGTTGTTGAAATAAAAGCAATCGCACGCGAGCCGGGAAGTCGTTCAAAGGTTGCGGTGTTCTCAAACGATGAACACATTGATCCTGTTGGTTCGCTTGTTGGACAACGCGGTGTTCGTGTTTCAACTGTCATGTCTGAACTCGCTGGAGAAAAAATTGATGTTATTGAGTGGTCCGAAACCGCCGAGCACTTTATTGAAGATGCACTCTCTCCGGCAAAAGTGTTGTCTGTTGAAATTGTTGACGAAGAAACACATAGCGCAGTTGTTCGCGTAACCGAAGACCAGCAATCACTTGCCATCGGACGCGGAGGACAAAACGTTCGTCTCGCAGCAAAATTGACAGGATGGCGCATTGATATCCGCTCCGCCGGCACAGAAGAAGGTGCCGAAGATGGTGAAACGGAAGGAGCGTCTGAAATTTCAAAAGAGGCAGACCAACCATCCGAAACCGAAGTTTCAAAGGATGAAACAACTACACCCGAAAAAGAAACTGGCACTCCTGAAAAAGGGGACAAATAAAGGGTATTTTGGCGGAGATAAAATAAAAATAAAATCTAGATAAAGTGTTTCATGGCAGTTGTGAAACGAGTTTGGACGCCAACCGCGTAACGTACCGACCTCTTTTGCACATACACAGTTGACGACCTGCTCTGGGTTGTACATTATTGTAGCCACTATCTATTAATTACTAATTACTACACAATTATACGTCGCGCCCTGTGTCACGTCTTAAGTCACGTTTTAGTTGACGTTAACGTGACATGATTCCGCGGAATCAGGTACGTGACATGATTTCGTAAAATCAACAGTTGCGCGACGCGATTTTGTGAAATCGTATGAAAAAATTTCTTATAGGAACACTCGCGGTTGTATTGTTAGCAAGTCCATTTGCCCTTCTTCACGCAGAAGACTCAATTGACTCAACCTCGTCAAAACAGGAACGCAGAGAAAACCAAAAAGATAAAGATGAGCGTGGAGACAGGGGTGGTTGGAGAGACAAGATGATGTTTGGAGATAGGATGGAGGGTTTGAGAGAAAAAATGCAGGAACGAAGGGACGAAATGCGTGTACGGTTTGACACAAAGCGCGCGGAGGTTATTACCAATATTCTTAACCGTCTTGAGGAACGATTTCAAAATGCGATTGATCGCATGGGAAAAATCGCAGTTCGTGTTCAAGAGCGCATTGACCTTCTTAAGGCCGACGGTAGCTCTCTTGATGAAGCACAAGGATTCTTAGACGACGCAAAGAAAGGTATTAGTGACGCACAAAAAGCACTTGACGCCATTGACCTTACCGACGCAGTTGCAACCACAACACCATCAACTGCACTAAAGAGTGTTCGAGAAGAATTTAAGGCAGTCAAAGAACTCCTTAAGAATGCGCGCGCAAAGCTCTCGGACGCGATCAACTCTATTAAAAAGGGAGTATCTGACAACAAGGAAGACGACAATGACTAACCTTTGAGGTATACTAAACAACATTATAGGTAACACCTTACAGAAGCATATGGATCAAATGCAAAACATAGAAGGCATGCCACAATCGGACAAACAAAATGGTCCAGTTGTCGGTATCATTGTTGTTATTATCGTCCTTGCAATTGGAGGATATTATCTCTTCGCACAATTACAAGCACAGAAAGCAGAGCGCGATGCGGCTGAGATCCAACAGCTTCAGGGCGACGTTACGTCAAACTCAAATGATATTGTTGATATTCAAGCTGACATTCAAGCACAACAAAACGAACTTGATGCACTTGATGCACAAACTGATGCAGATTTGCAACAGCTTAATGCACAGATAAATACTCAGTAAATAAATAATGAAACGTGAAAAGACCCACACAGTATTGTGTGGGTCTTTTCATTTTGTATTGATACTGGTACACTTCTCGCGCATATGTACACAAATCATAAAATAACAAAAAACGACAACGGCACCGTCACCATTGAGGGTGAACTTCCGCACGAAGAGTTGGAAAAACACCGCGCACATGTCGTTAAAGAGCTTGGGGAAGACATTGGCGTAGACGGATTTCGCAAAGGACACGTTCCTGAAAAAATGGTGATAGAACGCATTGGCGAACAGGCGCTTTTTACCGAAATGGCTGAACATGCGCTCTCTGAACACTATCCAAAAATGCTGGTACATCATGACATTGACGCCATTGGACGGCCCGATGTCACCATCACAAAATTAGCTGCGGACAATCCTCTTGGATTCAAAATCACCACGGCAGTATTTCCAAAATTTGAACTTCCCGCATACAAAAAACTTGCACGTCAGCACGCCCTCGAACACACAAAAAAAGAAATCCTTGTAACCGATGAGGATGTGGCAACGTTTGTTGATAACACAGTACGACAACAGCGAGATGTAGAAAACAAAAAGAACGGCATTGAAACAAAGAGTGCGGACCCACTTCCCGAATTAACCGACGATCTTGTTAAAACATTTGGTGCATTTAACAGTGTGGAAGATTTTAAGCAAAAAATTCGTGAAGGAATCATGCACGACAAACGTCACCGCGCACAAGATGAACTGCGCATTGCAATCATGAACGACATCCTTACACACACGAACATTGCACTTCCTGACATTCTCATTGAAGCAGAGTTGGATAAGATGTTTGCACAATTTACAGGAGACATTGAACGTTTTGGAATGAACGTCATTGAGTA
Proteins encoded:
- the nusA gene encoding transcription termination factor NusA gives rise to the protein MPFDIKALTTVLGELEEERGVTKEKVMEAIEFALATAYKKEYGKRDQVVRARFDINTGTTEFEQIKTIVDDSTVRFKEDADDEILEETDASQTKKILVATGDAPRATDVVEDEIKLPLFNTEKHMLLEDAKKIKKDAKVGDEIVFPLEMHDDFGRIAAQTAKQVIIQKIREAEKEHLSHEYGEREGEILSGTVQRVERGNVFVDLGRAVGILPYDEQIPGERFRAGERIRAYLFKVEETPRGVFLRMSRSHPQFLVRLFENESPEVAQGVVEIKAIAREPGSRSKVAVFSNDEHIDPVGSLVGQRGVRVSTVMSELAGEKIDVIEWSETAEHFIEDALSPAKVLSVEIVDEETHSAVVRVTEDQQSLAIGRGGQNVRLAAKLTGWRIDIRSAGTEEGAEDGETEGASEISKEADQPSETEVSKDETTTPEKETGTPEKGDK